One window from the genome of Jeotgalibaca sp. MA1X17-3 encodes:
- the rpsF gene encoding 30S ribosomal protein S6, producing MTQYEINYIIRPDIEEAAKAELVQRFDTILTDNGAEVIESKDWSKRRLAYEINDYREGIYHIVKINCENATAIEEFDRLSKINNDIIRHIVIKEEV from the coding sequence ATGACTCAATACGAAATTAACTATATTATCCGTCCAGATATCGAGGAAGCAGCTAAAGCTGAATTGGTTCAACGCTTTGATACTATTTTAACTGATAATGGTGCAGAAGTTATTGAATCAAAAGACTGGTCAAAACGTCGTTTAGCTTACGAAATTAATGATTATCGCGAAGGTATTTACCATATCGTGAAAATTAATTGCGAAAATGCTACAGCGATTGAAGAATTTGATCGTCTTTCAAAAATCAATAACGATATTATTCGTCATATTGTTATCAAAGAAGAAGTATAA